The Lonchura striata isolate bLonStr1 chromosome 7, bLonStr1.mat, whole genome shotgun sequence genome window below encodes:
- the MSH4 gene encoding mutS protein homolog 4: MAGAGGRAFASATSESYTGRGSSTPGVGGRAEQAPRYTLGLLQTPHSSESTGGSSSGGARPGGSGGEGLAAGRAAGNSAVKPAASERGESYFGDKSSCVENANTLNLTSSSLRGLNSTCIGKTPLSSGRSGCRSHTPLMGYSVTSSSAVSAHTVASVIVAVVEGRGLARGEVGMASIDLKNPEMVLSQFADNTTYAKVITKLKILTPLEIIMSNTACDAGNTTKLFSLITEHFKNVTFTTVQRKYFNETKGLEYIEQLCASEFSTIFMEVQSKYYCLAAAAALLKYVEFIQNAVYAPKSLKVRFQGSEKTAMIDSSSAQNLELVINNRDSRNGHTLLGVLNYTKTPGGSRRLRSNILEPLVDAETINTRLDCVQELLQDEELFFGLQAVISKFLDTEQLLSVLVQIPKKDTVKTAESKITNLIYLKHTLELVEPLKAALRSCNTQLLKAYYNSLEDTRFGIILEKITSVINDDTRYTKGCLSMRTQKCYAIKPSINEFLDVARRTYTEIVDDIAGMITQLAEKYSLPMKTGFSSARGFFIQMNADCSTLPNGQLPSEFTKITKMKNTYSFTSADLIKMNERCRESLREIYHMTYLIVCKLLKEIYEHIHCLYKLSDIVSMLDMLLSFAHACTLSDYVRPEFTDTLAIKQGWHPILEKIAVEKPVSNNTYLTEGNNFVIITGPNMSGKSTYLKQIALCQIMAQIGSYVPAEYCSFRIAEQIFTRIGMDDDIETNASTFMKEMKEITYIIQNANDKSLIIIDELGRGTSAEEGIGICYAACEYLLNLKAFTLFATHFLELCHIDALYPNVENYHFQVQHVRSSAGNKEKIAYTYTLSKGYTEEKNYGLKAAEVSSLPSSIILDAKEITSHIAKQILHRQKSTPEMMKQRAAYQLAMRLVQTARNSRLDPDSLRVYLKALKKKYEASCATPRKNDEQQ, translated from the exons ATggcgggcgcgggcgggcgggctTTCGCCTCGGCCACCTCGGAATCCTACACGGGCCGCGGCTCTTCCACGCCGGGCGTGGGTGGGCGGGCGGAGCAGGCACCCCGCTACactctggggctgctgcagacGCCACACAGCTCGGAGAGCACCGGGGGCTCCTCTAGCGGCGGAGCACGGccgggcggctccggcgggGAAGGCCTCGCAGCCGGCCGGGCCGCCGGGAACAGCGCGGTGAAGCCGGCGGCTTCCGAAAGGGGAG AATCATATTTTGGGGACAAAAGTTCTTGTGTAGAAAATGCTAACACATTGAATCTCACGAGTTCTTCTCTGAGAGGCCTGAATAGCACATGTATAGGAAAAACACCTCTCTCTTCTGGTAGATCTGGTTGCAGAAGCCATACCCCTCTTATGGGATATTCAG TTACATCCTCATCTGCAGTTTCTGCTCATACTGTTGCATCGGTTATTGTAGCTGTAGTAGAAGGAAGAGGCCTTGCCAGAGGTGAAGTAGGAATGGCCAgtatagatttaaaaaatcctgagaTGGTATTATCACAATTTGCAGACAATACAACTTATGCCAAG GTTATTACTAAACTCAAGATTTTAACACCACTAGAAATAATAATGTCAAACACTGCCTGTGATGCAGGGAATACAACAAAATTATTCAGTCTGATAACAGAGCATTTCAAG AATGTGACATTTACAACTGTCCAGAGAAAATACTTCAATGAAACAAAGGGTTTGGAGTACATAGAACAATTGTGTGCATCTGAATTTAGCACCATTTTCATGGAAGTCCAATCAAA GTATTACTGtcttgcagctgcagcagctttgctAAAATATGTTGAATTTATCCAAAACGCCGTTTATGCTCCTAAATCACTCAAGGTTCGTTTCCAGGGGAGTGAGAAAACAGCTATGATAGATTCATCATCAGCACAAAATCTTGAACTAGTGATTAATAACAGAGATTCCCG gaatggtCACACACTTCTTGGTGTTCTAAATTACACTAAAACTCCCGGTGGAAGTCGAAGACTTAGATCCAATATACTGGAACCTCTAGTTGATGCTGAAACAATTAACACAAGACTGGACTGTGTTCAGGAATTACTCCAGGATGAGGAACTCTTTTTTGGTCTTCAAGCAG TTATCTCAAAATTCCTGGATACAGAACAGCTACTTTCAGTTTTGGTACAGATTCCAAAGAAGGATACA GTTAAAACTGCTGAATCCAAAATAACTAATTTAATCTACCTGAAGCATACCTTAGAACTTGTAGAGCCTCTGAAA GCTGCTTTAAGAAGCTGTAACACACAGCTGCTAAAGGCTTACTACAATTCTCTTGAAGATACAAG ATTTGGAATTATACTTGAAAAGATTACAAGTGTAATTAATGATGATACAAGATACACAAAAGGATGTCTGAGTATGAGGACCCAGAAGTGCTACGCTATTAAGCCTAGTATCAATGAATTCCTTGACGTAGCTCGTAGAACATACACAGAAATTGTTGATGACATAGCAG GTATGATAACGCAACTTGCTGAAAAGTACAGCCTGCCAATGAAAACAGGTTTCAGCTCTGCTCGTGGATTTTTTATCCAGATGAATGCTGATTGTTCAACTTTACCTAATGGCCAGCTTCCTTCAGAATTTACAAAG atcacaaaaatgaaaaacacataTAGCTTCACTTCAGCagatttaataaaaatgaatgaaagATGTCGGGAGTCCCTGAGAGAAATATATCACATGACTTACTT AATAGTGTGTAAACTACTGAAGGAGATCTATGAGCACATTCATTGCTTATACAAGTTGTCTGACATTGTGTCTATGCTGGATATGCTGCTTTCATTTGCCCATGCCTGCACTCTTTCCGATTATG ttcgTCCAGAATTTACCGATACTTTAGCAATCAAGCAGGGATGGCATCCCATTCTTGAAAAGATAGCTGTGGAAAAGCCTGTGTCTAACAACACGTACCTGACAGAGGGCAACAATTTTGTCATTATTACAGGACCAAATATGAGTGGAAAATCAACATACTTGAAACAGATTGCTCTCTGTCAAATTATGGCACAGATTG GTTCTTATGTCCCAGCAGAGTATTGTTCTTTTCGAATCGCAGAGCAGATTTTTACCAGAATAGGAATGGATGATGATATTGAAACAAATGCATCAACATTCATGAAGGAAATGAAAGAG aTAACGTACATCATACAGAATGCTAATGATAAATCACTCATTATTATTGATGAACTTGGCAGAGGTACCAGTGCCGAAGAAGGTATTGGAATTTGTTATGCTGCCTGTGAATATCTGTTGAACTTAAAG GCATTTACACTGTTTGCTACACATTTCCTGGAACTATGTCATATAGACGCTTTATATCCCAACGTGGAAAACTACCATTTTCAAGTGCAACATGTGAGAAGCAGTGCTGGAAATAAGGAGAAAATTGCTTACACTTACACACTTTCTAAAGGATACACAGAGGAAAAGAACTACG GACTAAAAGCTGCAGAAGTGTCCTCCCTACCATCATCCATAATTTTGGATGCAAAGGAAATCACAAGTCACATTGCAAAACAAATTTTG CACAGGCAGAAGAGCACTCCTGAGATGATGAAACAGAGAGCTGCATACCAGTTAGCAATGAGATTGGTTCAGACTGCCAGAAATTCGCGACTGGACCCTGACAGTTTGCGTGTATATTTGAAAGCCCTGAAGAAAAAGTATGAAGCCAGTTGTGCCACACCCAGAAAAAATGACGAGCAACAGTAA